A genomic window from Bacteroidota bacterium includes:
- a CDS encoding cytochrome b5 produces the protein MNTIPEYNKFQLALRNGQDRDEIWIAYKGIIYDVTESRLWRRGQHYEHFAGQDLTHELPDAPHTESVFEKFKVIGRLIND, from the coding sequence ATGAATACAATTCCCGAATACAATAAATTTCAATTGGCATTGCGCAACGGACAAGACCGTGACGAAATATGGATTGCGTATAAAGGCATTATTTATGACGTAACCGAAAGCAGATTATGGCGCCGCGGACAACACTACGAGCATTTTGCCGGACAAGACCTAACACACGAACTGCCCGATGCGCCGCACACGGAAAGTGTTTTTGAAAAATTTAAAGTAATCGGCCGCTTAATTAACGATTAA